The Acanthopagrus latus isolate v.2019 chromosome 1, fAcaLat1.1, whole genome shotgun sequence genomic interval TCAAGGCTGGAacttacatttattattatcatgtaaAGATAAAGATTCATATAAAAGTCTCTCATAGAGctgaaactgacacatttgAAATACTGTTTGAATGACCTGATTGTGTTGCTGATACAATTTCTGTCCTTTGACCACTAATTGGATCTTATAAATCTGTCCTCTCTGATTGACCTTATGCtatctctcttcttcttcatcgcAGTCTATTATGTCTTATAATGGCGGGGCCGTCATGGCCATGCGGGGGAAGAACTGTGTGGCGATAGCAGCAGACCGTAGATTTGGAATTCAGGCTCAGATGGTCACCACAGACTTCCAGAAGATCTTCCCCATGGGAGAGAGGCTGTACATTGGGCTGGCTGGACTTGCCACTGATGTTCAGACAGTGTAAGTGTGTCTAACCTCTGTGTCGTTCTCTGTCTCAGATTGAAAAAGCTGTTCTTTCACGGGGGAATGAGAACAGGTTTTTATTCATCACTATCGCAAACTATGTAGGGGAAACTGTGTATTAGGAATAAGTTATATTGCCTTCTCTGTGAATTTGATTTTGAAAGGTATCTTCAAATATAAAATAGTGAGTAGTCCTGAGACATTAGGATTTAGgacacagaataaaaacactggTGCTAACTGCTCTTTGCCTTGTGTGTAGATCTCAGAGGCTTAAATTCAGACTGAACCTGTATGAGCTGAAGGAGGGTCGCCAGATCAAGCCCAAGACTTTCATGAGCATGGTGTCCAACCTGTTGTATGAAAGGAGGTGAGTGAACTGAAGTTAATTTAGATGCATTTCAGTGTGAAGGACTCAAAATCTACAGGCAGATGAAATACTGTAAgcataaatatttacattgaaGGTAAAGATCTGGTCGATATGTGATCCCCCTCATTAGGTTTGGGCCATACTACATCGAGCCTGTGATTGCTGGGCTGGATCCCAAAACCTTTGAGCCATTCATTTGCTCCTTGGATTTGATTGGCTGTCCCATGGTGACAGAAGACTTTGTCGTGAGCGGCACCTGTTCAGAGCAGATGTACGGCATGTGTGAATCTTTGTGGGAGCCAGACATGGTAAGTAGTGTGTGAAGTTTGAAGTTGTTCTTGCACCTGTAAAGTGGTTCCTGGACACTGAATGACAGTTACAACTAGTTTACGAACAAGCAAATTAGTATTCCACTGATTgcttaaatatgaaatatgatgtCTTGAGAATGCTACATGATAATGAAGGAACCATTACTAAACTATTTACTCTCGTGGTAAATTGGTTAGAACTATCTTCAGGGCAGAGATTTACAAGATAAGAAAAAGATCTTCAAGTTTTAACACCATGTTAAACTTGCTGTTGAGCTGTGCAAGacaaaaattcaaaaattcatgaccttttttatttgtgatCGGGCAGGAACCAGAGGATCTGTTCGAGACCATCTCCCAAGCGATGCTGAATGCAGTTGACAGAGATGCAGTGTCTGGTATGGGAGTCGTCGTACATGTCATGTAAGTACACTGATAATAAAGTATAGTATGCAAATGTTAGGTTGAATAACAGGTTCACAGTAATTGACAACCTGCTCTTCCCTCTGGCAGTGAGAAAGACAAGATCACCACACGAACCCTGAAGGCCAGGATGGACTAGAGCTTCTGTTTCTCCCTTTACATTTTGtatacaaataataaacaatgcttgtactttctttttttcttattgataTTGCAATAAATGAATGCTTAAACAACAAACTTGACTGATGGTGTTGTTTGAGGAACTTGTTGCATTGCCATCACTTTTAAGACCTTGTTACACATTGTGTGATCGTAATTCAGTGGCCTGCACCAAATCAGTATGTCATAGAAAA includes:
- the psmb3 gene encoding proteasome subunit beta type-3; protein product: MSIMSYNGGAVMAMRGKNCVAIAADRRFGIQAQMVTTDFQKIFPMGERLYIGLAGLATDVQTVSQRLKFRLNLYELKEGRQIKPKTFMSMVSNLLYERRFGPYYIEPVIAGLDPKTFEPFICSLDLIGCPMVTEDFVVSGTCSEQMYGMCESLWEPDMEPEDLFETISQAMLNAVDRDAVSGMGVVVHVIEKDKITTRTLKARMD